In the Streptomyces formicae genome, one interval contains:
- a CDS encoding PadR family transcriptional regulator: protein MSIGHTLLGLLESGPRHGYDLKRAFDERFGHDKPLHYGQVYSTMSRLLKNGLVEVDGIEAGEGPERKRYAITEAGITDVQQWLATPEKPEPYLQSTLYTKVVLALLTGRDAGELLDVQRAEHLRLMRILTDRKRKGDLADQLICDHALFHLEADLRWLELATARLGKLAQEVRSA from the coding sequence ATGTCCATTGGCCACACCCTTCTGGGACTCCTCGAGTCGGGCCCCCGGCACGGCTACGACCTCAAACGCGCCTTCGACGAGCGGTTCGGGCACGACAAGCCCCTGCACTACGGGCAGGTCTACTCGACCATGTCCCGGCTGCTGAAGAACGGCCTCGTCGAGGTCGACGGCATAGAGGCGGGCGAGGGCCCCGAGCGCAAGCGGTACGCGATCACCGAGGCCGGCATCACCGACGTCCAGCAGTGGCTGGCCACCCCGGAGAAGCCGGAGCCCTACCTCCAGTCGACCCTCTACACCAAGGTCGTCCTGGCCCTGCTCACCGGCCGCGACGCCGGCGAGCTCCTCGACGTACAGCGCGCCGAACACCTGCGCCTGATGCGCATACTCACCGACCGCAAGCGCAAGGGTGATCTCGCCGATCAGCTCATCTGCGACCACGCGCTCTTCCATCTCGAAGCCGATCTGCGCTGGCTGGAACTGGCCACCGCGCGGCTCGGCAAGCTCGCCCAGGAGGTGCGCTCCGCATGA
- a CDS encoding transglycosylase domain-containing protein, whose translation MGRAEARQARTRGARRAARRGRPSGGKRTGIRRFFTWKKILGTFFGFCLLGMLGFVILYLVVDIPEGNAAAKKQSNVYRYSNGKVIARTGDVNREIVDLDKVPEDVQKTFVAAENKSFYKDEGIDFKGTARGVLNTLTGKGKQGGSTITQQYVKNYYLSQDQTVSRKLKELVVSLKVDRETSKDDILAGYINTSYYGRGAYGIQAAAQAYYGIDAKKLNVRQGAYLAALLQAPSQYDWAAATPTGKKLVKQRWNYVLDNMVEEGWLDSGKRSGMTFPTPENPKAPPGREGQIGYLVEEAKREVLRNSGLSEAEFEAGGYTVTLNIDPKKQKQLEKAVDAKLNDKLDRKKNKADARVQAGAASVDPKTGKVLAMYGGEDYVKHYTNNATRRDYQSASTFKPLILAAALENGSTTQDGKPITASTVYDGTSERPVKGGDVAFAPPNEDDVSYGPVTVQKAMNKSVNSVFAQMGVDVGMPKVLETAGKLGMDVKGVPAVPAQTLGSMGASPLEMAGVYATLDNHGKKVTPALVASVEHKDRTVDLPDPIGDEVIKRGTADSITSVLTGVVDDGTGRAVRNASQDIAGKTGTSDDNKSAWFTGYTPKLVTSVGLFGEGEKGNQVSMRGAGGFKRVNGSGFPSEIWAAYTFDAMGAPSEFDLDTSMGAAIAPPVEPTTGEPKEPTNEPTKPDDDPTKKPTTKPTEPTQTPTTPTAPPTTPTPTTKPPTQDPDPSSSAGLPDDPDDSLLDRD comes from the coding sequence ATGGGCCGAGCCGAAGCACGACAAGCGCGGACGCGCGGTGCCCGCAGGGCAGCGCGCCGTGGGCGCCCGTCCGGCGGCAAGCGCACCGGCATACGCCGCTTCTTCACCTGGAAGAAGATCCTCGGGACGTTCTTCGGGTTCTGCCTGCTCGGCATGCTCGGTTTCGTGATCCTTTACCTCGTGGTGGACATCCCCGAGGGCAATGCCGCCGCGAAGAAGCAGAGCAACGTCTACCGGTACAGCAACGGCAAGGTCATCGCGCGCACGGGCGACGTGAACCGCGAGATCGTCGACCTGGACAAGGTCCCCGAGGACGTCCAGAAGACCTTCGTCGCCGCCGAGAACAAGTCCTTCTACAAGGACGAGGGCATCGACTTCAAGGGCACGGCCCGCGGCGTCCTCAACACGCTGACCGGCAAGGGCAAGCAGGGCGGCTCGACGATCACCCAGCAGTACGTGAAGAACTACTACCTCAGCCAGGACCAGACCGTCAGCCGCAAGCTGAAGGAGCTCGTCGTCTCGCTGAAGGTGGACCGCGAGACGAGCAAGGACGACATCCTCGCGGGCTACATCAACACCAGCTACTACGGCCGCGGCGCCTACGGCATCCAGGCCGCCGCCCAGGCGTACTACGGCATCGACGCCAAGAAGCTGAACGTGCGGCAGGGCGCCTACCTCGCCGCGCTGCTCCAGGCCCCGAGCCAGTACGACTGGGCGGCCGCGACGCCGACCGGCAAGAAGCTCGTGAAGCAGCGCTGGAACTACGTCCTCGACAACATGGTCGAGGAGGGCTGGCTGGACTCCGGCAAGCGCTCCGGGATGACGTTCCCGACGCCCGAGAACCCCAAGGCGCCGCCAGGCCGTGAGGGCCAGATCGGCTACCTGGTGGAGGAGGCCAAGCGCGAGGTCCTGCGCAACAGCGGCCTCAGCGAGGCCGAGTTCGAGGCCGGTGGCTACACGGTCACGCTGAACATCGACCCGAAGAAGCAGAAGCAGCTCGAAAAGGCCGTCGACGCGAAGCTGAACGACAAGCTCGACCGCAAGAAGAACAAGGCGGACGCCCGGGTCCAGGCGGGCGCCGCGTCCGTCGACCCCAAGACGGGCAAGGTCCTCGCCATGTACGGCGGCGAGGACTACGTGAAGCACTACACGAACAACGCCACCCGCCGCGACTACCAGTCGGCCTCCACCTTCAAGCCGCTGATCCTCGCCGCGGCCCTGGAGAACGGCTCCACGACGCAGGACGGCAAGCCGATCACGGCGAGCACCGTCTACGACGGCACCAGCGAGCGCCCGGTCAAGGGCGGCGACGTGGCCTTCGCACCGCCCAACGAGGACGACGTCAGCTACGGACCCGTCACCGTCCAGAAGGCGATGAACAAGTCCGTCAACTCCGTCTTCGCGCAGATGGGCGTGGACGTGGGCATGCCCAAGGTCCTGGAGACGGCGGGCAAGCTCGGCATGGACGTCAAGGGCGTGCCCGCGGTGCCCGCCCAGACCCTCGGCTCCATGGGCGCGAGCCCGCTGGAGATGGCGGGCGTCTACGCCACGCTCGACAACCACGGCAAGAAGGTCACCCCGGCCCTCGTCGCCTCCGTCGAGCACAAGGACCGCACCGTCGACCTGCCGGACCCGATCGGTGACGAGGTCATCAAGCGCGGCACCGCCGACTCGATCACCTCGGTCCTGACCGGCGTGGTCGACGACGGTACGGGCCGCGCGGTGCGCAACGCCTCGCAGGACATCGCGGGCAAGACCGGTACCTCCGACGACAACAAGTCGGCCTGGTTCACGGGCTACACGCCCAAGCTGGTCACCTCGGTCGGCCTGTTCGGCGAGGGGGAGAAGGGCAACCAGGTGTCCATGAGGGGCGCGGGCGGCTTCAAGCGCGTCAACGGCTCCGGCTTCCCCTCCGAGATCTGGGCCGCGTACACGTTCGACGCGATGGGCGCGCCGAGCGAGTTCGACCTCGACACGAGCATGGGCGCGGCCATCGCCCCGCCCGTGGAGCCGACGACCGGGGAGCCCAAGGAACCGACGAACGAGCCGACGAAGCCGGACGACGACCCGACGAAGAAGCCGACGACGAAGCCGACCGAGCCGACGCAGACGCCGACGACGCCCACGGCTCCGCCGACGACGCCGACTCCGACGACCAAGCCGCCCACCCAGGATCCGGACCCGTCGAGTTCCGCCGGGCTCCCTGACGATCCGGACGACTCACTGTTGGACAGGGACTGA
- a CDS encoding catalase, translating to MTYTTNNAGIPIESDEHSLTVGSTGPILLHDHYLIEKMAQFNRERVPERVVHAKGSGAYGTFEVTNDVSQFTKADLFQPGRRTEMLARFSTVAGEQGSPDTWRDPRGFALKFYTEHGNYDMVGNNTPVFFVRDPIKFQDFIRSQKRTFGSALRDHDMQWDFWTLSPESAHMVTWLMGDRGIPRTYRHMNGYSSHTYMWINGGGEKFWVKYHFKTDQGIEFLTQDEADTLAGTDGDAHRRDLHDAIARGEHPSWTLKVQVMPFEDAADYRFNPFDLTKVWPHGDYPLIDVGRMTLNKNPEDFFVHIEQAAFEPSNMVPGIGPSPDKMLLGRLFSYPDTHRYRIGPNYAQLPPNHARAPISSYAKDGAMRYEPPNVARPYAPNSYGGPAAPVQQSVDPAGWQVVGEMVREAYALHAEDDDFGQAGTQVRQVLDDAQRERLVGNISGHLLDGVSKPVLDRALQYWRNVDKDLGDRVAAKVSEG from the coding sequence ATGACGTACACGACCAACAACGCCGGGATCCCGATCGAGAGCGACGAGCACTCGCTCACCGTCGGCTCGACGGGCCCCATCCTGCTCCACGATCACTACCTCATCGAGAAGATGGCCCAGTTCAACCGCGAACGGGTCCCCGAGCGGGTGGTGCACGCCAAGGGTTCCGGAGCGTACGGGACCTTCGAAGTGACCAACGACGTCAGCCAGTTCACCAAGGCCGACCTCTTCCAACCGGGCAGGCGCACCGAGATGCTCGCGCGCTTCTCGACCGTCGCGGGCGAGCAGGGCTCCCCCGACACCTGGCGCGACCCCCGCGGCTTCGCGCTGAAGTTCTATACCGAGCACGGCAATTACGACATGGTCGGCAACAACACGCCGGTCTTCTTCGTCCGTGACCCGATCAAGTTCCAGGACTTCATCCGCTCGCAGAAGCGCACGTTCGGCAGCGCGCTGCGCGACCACGACATGCAGTGGGACTTCTGGACCCTCTCCCCCGAGTCCGCGCACATGGTGACGTGGCTGATGGGCGACCGGGGCATCCCGAGGACGTACCGCCACATGAACGGGTACAGCTCGCACACCTACATGTGGATCAACGGCGGCGGCGAGAAGTTCTGGGTGAAGTACCACTTCAAGACGGACCAGGGCATCGAGTTCCTCACCCAGGACGAGGCCGACACGCTGGCGGGCACCGACGGCGACGCGCACCGCCGCGATCTGCACGACGCGATCGCGCGCGGCGAGCACCCGAGCTGGACGCTGAAGGTCCAGGTCATGCCGTTCGAGGACGCGGCGGACTACCGCTTCAACCCGTTCGACCTGACGAAGGTGTGGCCGCACGGCGACTACCCGCTGATCGACGTCGGCCGGATGACGCTGAACAAGAACCCCGAGGATTTCTTCGTCCACATCGAGCAGGCCGCGTTCGAGCCCTCCAACATGGTGCCCGGCATCGGCCCGTCGCCGGACAAGATGCTGCTCGGCAGGCTCTTCTCCTATCCGGACACGCACCGCTACCGGATCGGCCCCAACTACGCGCAGCTGCCGCCCAACCACGCGCGTGCGCCGATCAGCTCGTACGCCAAGGACGGCGCGATGCGCTACGAGCCCCCGAACGTGGCGCGCCCCTACGCCCCGAACTCCTACGGAGGCCCCGCGGCGCCCGTACAGCAGTCCGTCGACCCGGCGGGCTGGCAGGTGGTCGGCGAGATGGTCCGCGAGGCGTACGCGCTGCACGCCGAGGACGACGACTTCGGCCAGGCGGGCACGCAGGTCAGGCAGGTCCTCGACGACGCCCAGCGCGAGCGTCTGGTCGGCAACATCAGCGGCCATCTGCTCGACGGCGTCTCCAAGCCGGTGCTCGACCGCGCCCTGCAGTACTGGCGCAACGTCGACAAGGACCTCGGCGACCGGGTCGCGGCCAAGGTCAGCGAGGGCTGA
- a CDS encoding ATP-binding SpoIIE family protein phosphatase: MTEHLTPHEGRKAPGARTTAPADPRGALLRSPETPQGGGAALPAQARTGDAPSGAPMTSGDEHSQPSAYSAAEPDPHRPRPEPEGGPAPQGPPDGEERRTGQPRPPGTGPTAMRRDGDRLRYVGAATRRIARGIDLDEIVMGLCRATVPTFSDAILVYLRDPLPVGDERPTGPLVLRLRRTDRLRSIDESSEDPDTESGGTLPALQVVQPDITDVMSTAELCEVRPGGALAEVLRGVRPVFADSAAARAALPELLGEGRTVPSGQRAILAPLRGRRRVIGAAVFLRRPDRPAFEADDLLVAAQLATHSALGIDKAVLYGREAYIADELQRTMLPETLPRPTGVRLASRYLPAAETARVGGDWYDAIPLPGSRVALVVGDVMGHSMTSAAIMGQLRTTAQTLAGLDLPPQEVLHHLDEQAQRLGSDRMATCLYAVYDPVSHRITIANAGHPPPVLLHLGGRAEVLRVPPGAPIGVGGVDFEAVELDAPAGATLLLYTDGLVESRLRDVWTGIEQLRERLAATAQLTGPDHPPPLEALCDEVLDMLGPGDRDDDIALLAARFDGIAPSDVAYWFLEPEDATPSRARRLARSALVRWGLEDMTDSVELLVSEVVTNAVRYASRPVTLRLLRTDVLRCEVGDDVPQLPRLRQARATDEGGRGLYLVNKMARRWGATRLSTGKVVWFELNRN; the protein is encoded by the coding sequence GTGACGGAGCACCTCACCCCCCACGAGGGTCGCAAGGCACCAGGTGCCAGGACGACCGCCCCCGCGGACCCGCGCGGGGCGCTGCTGCGTTCCCCCGAGACGCCTCAGGGCGGGGGCGCCGCCCTACCGGCACAGGCACGCACGGGCGACGCGCCCTCGGGAGCCCCGATGACGTCAGGTGACGAGCACTCTCAGCCCTCCGCGTACTCCGCCGCCGAGCCCGACCCGCACCGGCCGCGCCCCGAGCCCGAGGGCGGCCCCGCCCCGCAGGGCCCGCCGGACGGCGAGGAGCGGCGCACCGGGCAGCCGAGGCCGCCGGGGACAGGCCCCACCGCGATGCGGCGCGACGGCGACCGGCTGCGCTACGTCGGCGCGGCCACCCGGCGCATCGCGCGCGGCATCGACCTCGACGAGATCGTGATGGGCCTGTGCCGGGCGACGGTGCCGACGTTCTCCGACGCGATCCTGGTCTACCTGCGCGACCCGCTGCCGGTCGGCGACGAGCGGCCCACCGGACCCCTGGTGCTCCGCCTGCGCCGCACCGACCGGCTGCGCTCCATCGACGAGAGCTCCGAGGACCCGGACACCGAGAGCGGCGGCACGCTGCCCGCGCTCCAGGTCGTGCAGCCCGACATCACCGACGTCATGTCCACCGCGGAGCTGTGCGAGGTGCGTCCCGGCGGCGCGCTCGCCGAGGTCCTGCGGGGCGTGCGTCCGGTCTTCGCGGACTCGGCGGCGGCCCGCGCCGCGCTGCCCGAGCTGCTCGGCGAGGGCCGCACGGTGCCCTCGGGGCAGCGGGCGATCCTGGCCCCGCTGCGGGGCAGGCGCCGGGTGATCGGCGCCGCGGTCTTCCTGCGCCGCCCCGACCGTCCCGCGTTCGAGGCGGACGACCTGCTGGTGGCGGCGCAGCTGGCCACGCACAGCGCGCTCGGCATCGACAAGGCCGTCCTGTACGGCCGCGAGGCGTACATCGCCGACGAGCTGCAGCGCACGATGCTGCCCGAGACGCTGCCGCGCCCGACCGGCGTGCGGCTCGCCTCGCGCTATCTGCCCGCCGCGGAGACGGCCCGGGTCGGCGGCGACTGGTACGACGCGATCCCGCTGCCCGGCAGCCGGGTCGCCCTGGTCGTGGGCGACGTCATGGGGCACTCGATGACCTCGGCGGCGATCATGGGCCAGCTGCGGACGACCGCGCAGACCCTCGCGGGGCTCGACCTGCCGCCCCAGGAGGTCCTGCACCACCTGGACGAGCAGGCCCAGCGGCTCGGCTCGGACCGCATGGCGACCTGCCTGTACGCGGTCTACGACCCGGTCTCGCACCGCATCACCATCGCCAACGCGGGCCACCCGCCGCCCGTCCTGCTGCACCTGGGCGGCCGCGCCGAGGTGCTCCGGGTGCCGCCGGGCGCCCCGATCGGCGTGGGCGGCGTGGACTTCGAGGCGGTCGAGCTCGACGCCCCCGCGGGCGCCACGCTGCTCCTGTACACGGACGGGCTCGTCGAGTCCCGCCTGCGCGACGTGTGGACCGGCATAGAGCAGCTGCGGGAACGGCTCGCCGCCACCGCCCAGTTGACGGGCCCCGACCACCCGCCGCCCCTGGAGGCCCTCTGCGACGAGGTGCTCGACATGCTCGGCCCTGGCGACCGGGACGACGACATCGCGCTGCTCGCCGCCCGCTTCGACGGGATCGCGCCCAGCGACGTGGCGTACTGGTTCCTGGAACCCGAGGACGCGACGCCGTCCCGGGCCCGCCGGCTGGCCCGCAGCGCCCTGGTGCGCTGGGGCCTGGAGGACATGACGGACTCGGTGGAGCTGCTGGTCAGCGAGGTCGTCACCAACGCCGTGCGGTACGCGTCGCGCCCCGTCACGCTGCGCCTCCTGCGTACCGACGTGCTGCGCTGCGAGGTCGGCGACGACGTGCCGCAGCTGCCCAGGCTGCGGCAGGCGCGGGCGACGGACGAGGGCGGGCGCGGCCTGTACCTGGTCAACAAGATGGCGCGGCGGTGGGGTGCCACGCGTCTGAGCACCGGAAAGGTGGTCTGGTTCGAACTGAACCGGAATTAG
- a CDS encoding class I SAM-dependent DNA methyltransferase: MSEDRRGQAEAFDAIGQHYDDAFPHKEGQLAAGRLLLDALAPGSRILDVGCGTGLPTAAQLAGSGHTVLGTDISSGMLELAGKNVPAAEFRQLDIADLRAEGPDGVGTFDAVACFFALLMLPRAEIPGALRRLRSLLRPGGLMELSMVEADLDDSAIPFLGHTIRVSGYLRDELRQVVQDAGFEITGEDTYSYAPASADAPPEHQVFLHCRRG; this comes from the coding sequence GTGAGCGAGGACCGCAGGGGTCAGGCCGAGGCCTTCGACGCCATCGGGCAGCACTACGACGACGCCTTCCCGCACAAAGAGGGTCAGTTGGCCGCGGGACGCCTGCTGCTCGACGCGCTCGCGCCCGGCTCCAGGATCCTGGACGTGGGCTGCGGAACGGGTCTGCCCACCGCCGCGCAGCTGGCCGGATCGGGTCACACGGTGCTCGGCACGGACATCTCTTCGGGCATGCTCGAACTGGCGGGAAAGAACGTCCCGGCAGCGGAGTTCCGGCAACTGGACATCGCGGACCTCAGGGCCGAAGGCCCGGACGGGGTCGGTACGTTCGACGCCGTCGCGTGCTTCTTCGCCCTGCTGATGCTGCCGCGCGCCGAGATCCCCGGCGCGCTGCGGCGCCTGCGCTCGCTGCTGCGTCCCGGCGGCCTGATGGAGCTGTCCATGGTCGAGGCCGACCTGGACGACTCGGCAATTCCGTTCCTGGGGCACACGATCCGGGTATCGGGTTACCTGCGGGACGAACTGCGGCAGGTCGTACAGGACGCGGGCTTCGAGATCACCGGCGAGGACACGTACTCGTACGCCCCCGCGAGCGCCGACGCACCACCGGAACACCAGGTCTTTCTGCACTGCCGACGCGGCTGA
- a CDS encoding DUF402 domain-containing protein produces the protein MTDLDGNTAADGAARWAPGEHILWRYRENAGRRFHICRPVTVVRDSPDLLAVWMAPGTELMKPVIADGTPVHREPLATRYTKPRAVRRDHWSGTGVLKLARPAEPWSVWLFWEADWTFKNWYVNLEEPRTRWDGGVDSEDHFLDISVRPDRSWRWHDEDEFAQALRVGLMGAGKAADVRAAGRDALDVIDAWGAPFSDGWQHWRPDPSWVVPSLPDDWDRTPAHVSS, from the coding sequence ATGACAGACCTCGACGGGAACACGGCGGCGGACGGGGCGGCCCGGTGGGCGCCCGGGGAACACATCCTGTGGCGGTACCGGGAGAACGCCGGGCGCCGGTTCCACATCTGTCGCCCCGTCACCGTCGTACGGGACAGCCCGGACCTGCTCGCCGTGTGGATGGCCCCCGGCACCGAGCTGATGAAGCCGGTGATCGCCGACGGGACCCCGGTGCACCGCGAGCCGCTCGCCACCCGCTACACCAAGCCGCGCGCCGTCCGCAGGGACCACTGGTCGGGCACCGGCGTCCTGAAGCTGGCCCGCCCCGCCGAGCCGTGGTCGGTCTGGCTGTTCTGGGAGGCCGACTGGACGTTCAAGAACTGGTACGTGAACCTCGAGGAGCCGCGCACTCGTTGGGATGGCGGGGTGGATTCCGAGGATCACTTTCTGGACATCTCCGTGCGCCCCGACCGCAGCTGGCGCTGGCACGACGAGGACGAGTTCGCGCAGGCCCTCCGGGTGGGCCTGATGGGCGCGGGAAAGGCCGCTGACGTCCGCGCGGCGGGCCGGGACGCCCTTGACGTGATCGATGCGTGGGGGGCACCTTTTTCGGACGGCTGGCAGCACTGGCGTCCCGATCCGTCCTGGGTCGTACCCTCCCTGCCGGATGACTGGGACCGTACGCCCGCGCATGTGTCCTCATGA
- a CDS encoding class II fumarate hydratase: MTSDASDDRTGEYRTEHDSMGEVRVPAHAKWRAQTQRAVENFPISGQTLERAHIAALAQIKAAAAKVNAGLGVLDEDVADAIAGAAAEVAEGRWDDHFPVDVFQTGSGTSSNMNTNEVIATLATERLGRDVHPNDHVNASQSSNDVFPSSIHIAATGAVTGDLIPALDHLAAALERKAEEFADVVKSGRTHLMDATPVTLGQEFGGYAAQVRHGVERLRASLPRLAELPLGGTAVGTGINTPPGFSAAVIAEVARATGLPLTEARDHFEAQGARDGIVETSGQLRTIGVGLTKIANDLRWMASGPRTGLAEISLPDLQPGSSIMPGKVNPVLPEAALMVAAQVTGNDATVAAAGAAGNFELNVMLPVIAKNVLESIRLLANVSRLLADRTVDGITANRERAREYAESSPSVVTPLNKYIGYEEAAKVAKKSLAERKTIREVVLDEGYVDRGALSLDQLDEALDVLRMTHP; this comes from the coding sequence ATGACCAGCGACGCCAGCGACGACCGCACCGGCGAGTACCGGACCGAGCACGACTCCATGGGCGAGGTGCGGGTTCCCGCGCACGCCAAGTGGCGTGCGCAGACCCAGCGCGCGGTGGAGAACTTCCCCATCTCGGGGCAGACCCTGGAGCGGGCGCACATCGCCGCCCTGGCACAGATCAAGGCGGCCGCCGCCAAGGTCAACGCCGGGCTCGGGGTGCTCGACGAGGACGTCGCCGACGCCATCGCCGGCGCGGCCGCCGAGGTCGCCGAGGGGCGCTGGGACGACCACTTCCCCGTGGACGTCTTCCAGACCGGCTCCGGCACCTCGTCCAACATGAACACCAACGAGGTCATCGCCACGCTCGCCACCGAACGGCTCGGCCGCGACGTGCACCCCAACGACCACGTCAACGCCTCGCAGTCCTCGAACGACGTCTTCCCGTCCTCGATCCACATCGCGGCCACCGGCGCGGTGACCGGGGACCTGATCCCCGCCCTCGACCACCTCGCCGCCGCCCTGGAGCGCAAGGCCGAGGAGTTCGCGGACGTCGTGAAGTCCGGGCGCACGCACCTCATGGACGCCACGCCCGTCACCCTCGGCCAGGAGTTCGGCGGGTACGCGGCGCAGGTGCGCCACGGCGTCGAGCGGCTGCGCGCCTCGCTGCCGCGCCTGGCCGAACTGCCGCTCGGCGGCACGGCCGTGGGCACCGGCATCAACACCCCGCCCGGCTTCTCCGCCGCCGTCATCGCCGAGGTCGCGCGGGCGACCGGGCTGCCGCTGACCGAGGCGCGGGACCACTTCGAGGCACAGGGCGCGCGGGACGGCATCGTCGAGACGAGCGGCCAGCTGCGGACGATCGGCGTCGGCCTGACGAAGATCGCGAACGACCTGCGCTGGATGGCCTCGGGGCCGCGCACGGGTCTCGCCGAGATCAGCCTGCCGGATCTGCAGCCCGGTTCGTCGATCATGCCGGGCAAGGTGAACCCGGTGCTCCCGGAGGCCGCGCTGATGGTCGCCGCGCAGGTCACGGGGAACGACGCGACCGTCGCCGCGGCGGGCGCCGCGGGCAACTTCGAGCTGAACGTCATGCTGCCCGTCATCGCCAAGAACGTCCTGGAGTCGATCCGGCTGCTCGCCAACGTCTCGCGGCTGCTCGCCGACAGGACCGTCGACGGGATCACCGCGAACCGGGAGCGGGCGCGGGAGTACGCCGAGTCCTCGCCGTCCGTCGTGACGCCGCTGAACAAGTACATCGGGTACGAGGAGGCGGCGAAGGTCGCCAAGAAGTCCCTCGCCGAGCGGAAGACGATCCGCGAGGTCGTCCTCGACGAGGGGTACGTCGACCGCGGCGCGCTCTCCCTCGACCAACTGGACGAGGCGCTCGACGTGTTGCGCATGACGCACCCCTGA
- a CDS encoding ricin-type beta-trefoil lectin domain protein: MKRIRRSGRGRLRGSFAAAVAMAAVLGTAAAVPAQAADGGAAKAPASTPLPPELEKIRADEATKLYGSPGERPMADRKTGLISLGDSEISGEGVGTYEPGTDGPDNWCHRSPDAAIHRTGIPADVTYNVACSGAQTVNIKIGGQKQYADELVQSDNLAIKARNTKIKTILLVIGANDDLNFSGVMTDCVTRFLLSQGACAGKYNDGWQARVDGLVPKVEQSIRDLKTVMKDAGYQAGDYKLVAMGYPSPIGPDFRDNPTFPGKLVCGGLGYDSDTEWGRNYAVPTFATGMRKAAKNAGATYLDNSRLFQGHEVCMEDTWARGLYIDVSNPFPPDSNSVRQSFHPNARGHAAFASCLTQIYNSGYGEGSCADPASTGSPKLYKGAWDDAYKPLKNEGTGTCVDVDASKSRNGTKVQGWDCTGNRNQTWWYDDTQKSLHTGLTQDRCVDVPEGSYKEGTAVTLWNCHGGDNQKFVRQSGTVRPAAEGGLCLTLAGAKEPVRLQKCTGAANQRFA; the protein is encoded by the coding sequence ATGAAGCGCATCAGGCGCAGCGGACGGGGCCGTCTGCGAGGTTCGTTCGCGGCGGCGGTCGCGATGGCGGCCGTGCTCGGCACGGCGGCGGCGGTGCCCGCCCAGGCGGCGGACGGGGGCGCGGCGAAGGCGCCCGCGTCGACGCCGCTCCCGCCCGAGCTGGAGAAGATCCGGGCGGACGAGGCCACCAAGCTCTACGGCAGCCCGGGCGAGCGCCCCATGGCCGACCGCAAGACCGGCCTGATCTCGCTCGGCGACAGCGAGATCTCCGGCGAGGGCGTCGGCACGTACGAACCCGGCACGGACGGCCCGGACAACTGGTGCCACCGCTCGCCGGACGCCGCGATACACCGCACGGGCATCCCGGCCGACGTGACGTACAACGTCGCGTGCTCGGGGGCGCAGACCGTCAACATCAAGATCGGCGGTCAGAAGCAGTACGCCGATGAGCTGGTGCAGAGCGACAACCTCGCGATCAAGGCCCGGAACACCAAGATCAAGACGATTCTGCTCGTCATCGGCGCCAACGACGACCTGAACTTCTCCGGGGTGATGACGGACTGCGTCACCCGCTTCCTGCTCAGCCAGGGCGCGTGCGCGGGCAAGTACAACGACGGCTGGCAGGCGCGCGTCGACGGGCTCGTGCCCAAGGTCGAGCAGTCCATCCGCGACCTGAAGACCGTCATGAAGGACGCGGGCTACCAGGCGGGCGACTACAAGCTCGTCGCCATGGGGTACCCGAGCCCGATCGGCCCCGACTTCCGCGACAACCCCACGTTCCCCGGCAAGCTGGTCTGCGGCGGCCTCGGCTACGACTCCGACACCGAGTGGGGCCGCAACTACGCGGTGCCGACCTTCGCCACCGGCATGCGCAAGGCTGCCAAGAACGCGGGCGCGACCTACCTCGACAACTCGCGCCTCTTCCAGGGCCACGAGGTCTGCATGGAGGACACCTGGGCGCGCGGTCTGTACATCGACGTGTCCAACCCCTTCCCGCCGGACTCCAATTCGGTGCGCCAGTCCTTCCACCCGAACGCCCGCGGCCACGCGGCCTTCGCGTCCTGCCTGACCCAGATCTACAACTCGGGCTACGGCGAGGGAAGCTGCGCCGACCCGGCGAGCACGGGCAGCCCCAAGCTCTACAAGGGCGCCTGGGACGACGCGTACAAGCCCCTCAAGAACGAGGGCACAGGGACCTGCGTGGACGTCGACGCGTCCAAGAGCCGCAACGGCACCAAGGTCCAGGGCTGGGACTGCACCGGCAACCGCAACCAGACCTGGTGGTACGACGACACCCAGAAGTCGCTGCACACGGGCCTGACCCAGGACCGTTGCGTGGACGTGCCCGAAGGGTCGTACAAGGAGGGCACGGCCGTCACCCTGTGGAACTGCCACGGCGGTGACAACCAGAAGTTCGTGCGCCAGTCGGGGACGGTTCGGCCCGCCGCCGAGGGCGGGCTCTGCCTGACCCTGGCGGGAGCGAAGGAGCCGGTGCGGCTCCAGAAGTGCACGGGGGCGGCGAACCAGCGGTTCGCCTGA